Within the Streptomyces vilmorinianum genome, the region TGCCGGTCGCGGCGGCGGCGAGGGCGAGGATCGCCAGGCCGAGGACGCGGGCGGCGGCATAGCCGCCGAGCGCGGCGGCGAGCGAGTCGGAGGAACGGGACCGGTCTGGGGACATGCGGTCGATTATGTCGGGGCCGGTTCCGGGGGTGAGGGCGCGGTCGCCGCCCGTGCGCGAGCCGTGCTCCGCACCTTCCCCGTGCGGCCCGCCCGGGCGAGGAGGGTCAGCACACGAGCGTCGTCGATGCCGAGCGCGACCCGGCGCCGCAGCCAGTCCGACCACCCGTCGATGTCGTCCGCGCCAAGGTCCTCGGGCCGGACCCGGCCTCCAGAGTCTCGTGGACGGCGAGTTCGCGGGCACGGACGGCCGCGGCCCGCCGGGAGAGGGCCCAGCGGTCGTGGGCGTCGGCATCGCCCGCGCCCTGGACGACGGCCGGTGCGGAACCCTGCTCCGCGAGCAGTCGCCGCAGCTCCCCGACGGCCTCACGGAGCCGTGCCTCCCGACCCGTGTCAGCCACCGGGCCGGATCCTGCCGAACTTCGCCGCCATGACCGGACCGAGCTGCTGGACGATGGCGTGTCCCGGCTCGTGGGGGTACGGCAGGTCGTTGAGGAACGACGTGACGATCACCTCGTCGATGCCGAGGACGCCGCGGCAGCTCTGCTCCTCCAGGAAGTCGAGCGTGCGGCGCCAGTGGGCCGCCGCCGGGTCCTCGCCGAGGAAGGAGCGCACGGTGTCCTGGACGACGTCCCAGAAGAACACGTGCGGCAGCACTCCGCCCTGGTTGAAGACATGGGCCTCCAACGCGTCCTGGAACTCGGGAATCCGCGTGACGAGGTCACTGACCAGTTGCACGCTCGGGGTTGTCGTCGTCATCAGCAGTCCACCTCGGTGCAGTCCTTGCGCCCGTTCGCACCAGGATGCGGCATAAGGCCGCCCGTTATCCACAGGGGATGCGAACGGTCGCTCGTCCGTGGATCGTTGGCCCCATGCAGGACTTGGCGCGACTGGCCCGCGGCGGCGTGCTCCTGACCGCGTGGGCGTATGCGGCGGGCTGGCCACGCGGGCGGTTGCAGGGGCGGCTGAGGAGCGAGGGGTGGCAGCGGGTCTGCCGGGGGGCCTGGGCCGTCCGGGGGAAGGAGGTGGACTGGAAGGTGCGGGCGAGGGCGGTGCAGCTCCTCCGCCCCGATCTGATGTGCAGTCACGGGACGGCGGCGAGGCTGCACCGCATCGAGATGCTGAGCCGCGACGACGGCGGGGCGGAGGAGCTGGAGTTCGCCACGCTCCGCCGGGGCGGGCGGGGCATCGCGGACCGTACCGGCGTACGGGTCCACTCCACCGGCCTGCTCGCCGACCGGGACGTGTCCGTACGGGCCGGGCTGCGGGTGACGACCCCGGCGCGGACGGTCGGCGACCTGATGCGGTGCGGCACGCGCGAGGAGGCCGTGGTCGCGGCGGACTCCGCGCTGTCCCGACGTACCGTCAGGGGCATCCGCCGCGAGCCGCTGGTCCGCGCCGAGGACGTGGCGGCCGCACTGTCCCCGCGCCGCCCGGGCGCGGCCCCGGCACGCCGCTGGCTGACGCTGACCGACCCGGCGTCGGGCTCCCCGGCGGAGACGATCGCCCGCCTCCACATGCGCGACGCCGGCCTCCACCCGGAGTCCCAGCCGCTCCTCCTCACCCGCTCGGGCCGTCCCCTCCGCCCGGACTTCCTCTTCCGCGAGGCGGGCCTCGTCGTCGAGATCGAGGGCTACGCCTTCCACGGCACCCGCCACGCCCACGAACGCGACATCGCCCGCTTCAACGCCCTGACGGACTGCCCGGACGTCCGCCGGGTGCTCCGCTTCACGGCGACGGACGTCTTCCACCACCCGGACCGCGTGACCACGACGATCCGGTCGGCACTGGGAGCGCTCGGGGACTCGAACGGGACGGCGTAGGGACCTGGAGTCGACGCCCTTGCCGGCCTCCGGCGCCGACCGTCCTCCCTTCCGAGAGTCGCGCCTTCCGGCGCCGCGCCAAGGGCGCTCCTCATTCCTCGTCGCGTCGCCGCGCGATGGGCTTCGCCCACCCTTCGGCGGTCATCGCGGCATTACGGTCCAGGGCCGAGCGCCCTGCACCGATCACGGTCCAGGGCGTTTTGACGCCAACCGGTGCACTGGCTAGGGGACGCGGACGCACGTACTGCCGCTCACCGGCTTGTGCTTGATGGCCTTCCGGGTGTTGGGCCCGTACTCGCCATCTGCGGGAGTGCCGGCCTTCGGCTGGGCGCGGATCAACGCGGCACGAGTCGCGGGTCCGAAGTCCCGGTCCACCACCAGCTTTTCTCCGTAACACATGTTGAGGGTCTCCTGCAGCGTCCCCACCGCGACGTTCCGATCGGGCCGACGCAGGAGGCGAGCGCCTGGTCGACCACCTTGACCAGGCAGTCCAGACGTTCGCGATCCGGTTCGTCGGGAAGCGTCGCCAGGCTCCAGGTGACCGACGCGGCGGGTTGCCTGATGGCTGGCCACTTGAGCGAACTTGCGGCGCCTGGAACGAGGTCGAGCCACGCGGCGGAAGGACGCCTGGAGCCGGGCCGTCCTTGAGTTCTCGCGGTCAAGTGATCCCCTTACGATGACATGCCCGAGCACGCGGCGCAGTCGGCCTGGACGGCCTTCGCCCCTCTGCCTCACAAGAAAGTAGGTACCGGCGTGACGGCGATGGAAACCGCCTTCCTGCTCGCAGGTCTGGCCGGCGCGATCGTGTGCGTCCTCTGTCTGCGCCGGGTACTGATCGTGATCCGGCTGGTGATGCGCGGCGAGCGGGCCGACGGGTGGTGCGCGAAGCGCGAGATGTTCCGGGCTACCAGCAACAACAGCAGCCATCCCCAGTTCACCTTCGCCTTCCGCACTCCGGACGGCGAACTCGTCGAGTTCAAGGACCGGCCAGGCGCTTTCGGATACGGAGAAGGCGAACCGGTCCGGGTCTGCTACGACCCCGCCCGCCCCCGCAAGCGAGCCACCATCGCGGGACCCGACACGTGGGGGCCGGTGTACGTACGGCTCTTCGTCGGCCTCCCGTTGGGGCTGGTGTCCTATCTGGCGCTGATCAGCCTGGCGCGGCATCGAGGCCTCGCCTGACCGTGGACCGGCCCCGGCCAGGCAGGACGACTCGCACGGTCACCGGGGCAGTGGTACCACCCAGGACTTCGTCCCCCGGTGGGGCGGGCTGCGCCTCGTCGATCCCCCACTCCCCGCCCCAGTCGTCCACCACGTTCGCCAGCCTTGTTGCGCAACGCGAACCTGCACGGCCACAAGTACGCCATCGACGCGGTGGTTGCCGCTACAGCTTTGAGTCACCACGGTCCTCGGATCATTCTCACGGCTCTGCGGAAACAGAGCGCACGTCGAGGGCATCTGAGGCAAGCCGTGGACGGGGGCCGGGCCTCGAGAGTCGCGGCCCGGGCCCGGGATGAGTGGGCCACGCGCCTACCCGGCCCGCTGCCGCCGGGCCGTGGTCGCAGAGCTGCATCGCTGTCCTCAGCCAGGAAGATCGTTACCGCACCGCCGGCCGTGAGGCCTGGCGCGATCTGATCCTCGGCGTCAAGGCCGGCAGGGCGGACCACTTGCCCCGGCCCCGTCGGCGCCTACCGGCGCCGCAGCCGGTCGAGAAGGAATCCGAGCGCGCAGCCGATGACGAGATCCGCCAGCGCGATCAGGACCCCGAGGACGGTGAGGTTGGCGGCCGGCAGCAAGAATCCCAGCGCCTGCACGACCAGGGCAGGGACGAACAAGGCGACGCAGTGGCGGAGTGAGGCGTCACGCGAAGGCGCCCGGTGCACCGCTCCGGCGGCCCATGTACCGAGGGCGTAGGTGAGGACGGCGGGCAGGTGTACGAGGAGAATGTTGCCGCTGACGGAGGTGTACGCCTCGGGTCGGTCCTTGCCTACGAGCTCCCACGAGAGCAGGGCTGTCGCCACGAAGAGCACGAGGATCGTCACGCCCCCTACGCCCCACGAAGGCAGCAGTTGTACGAAGCGGGGCGCGGCGGGCTGTATGACGGGCTGCGCGGTGGGATGCGCGCCGGAACGGCGGTTGTCGTCGGACATGAACGGACTCTCCCTACCCGGCACGCGCGCGGCGTTGGCTGTCTTGGCCGCCAGGCAGAGTATCCGCACAGGCGCTTCGCCCGACCCGCTACCCGCCCGTGGTGCGCGGGAAGGAGATCTCGACGCGGCGGTTCTTGGTCCGGCCTTCCTCGGTGCTGTTGTCCGCGATGGGGTAGTCCTCGCTGTACCCGCGGATGTCGAACGTCTTGCCCGGGTCCAGGTTCTTGGCCAGCTCCTGCTGCACGGCGTCGGCCCGCTGCTTGGAGAGCTTGAGGCCGTGCTCGTACGTCCCGAGGTTGTCGGTGAAGCCGAAGACGCGGACCTTGCTGGAGTTCTGCTTGTTGATCTCCACGGCGATGGCGGCGATACGGGCGGTGGCGGCGGGGCTGAGCTTGGCGCTGTCCTTGGCGAAGAGCACCTCGGCCTGCAGGGCGAAGGTCACATCGACATTGGTGTCCTCACGCCGCTGCTCGCCGCCCTCCTCCTCGACGACCTGCTTGATGTCGAGAATCTTGGCGGGCGCGAGGGTGGCGCCGTCCGGCAGCATGAGCTCGGGCGAGTTCGCGTCGATCTCGGGGGGCGGGGAGGCGCTGGAGGTGGACCCGGGGGGATCGTCGGCGAGGACGGGGCCGGTGGAGAGGGTGGTGAGGAAGAGGGTGGCGACGGCGAGGGCGGCGAGGCGGTGGGGAGTGGTCATGGCGGCGTCCGTCAGGAGAGTTTGATGGTGCCGGGACGGAAGGTGGGCAGTTGGAACGTCACCTCGGTGGTGTTGACCGGAGGAGCGGGGAACTGCATGAAGACGTTCGTCGAACGTCCCGCACCGAGGTCCGACAGACCGGTCGTGGTCAGCGGCCGGCCGTCCGTATCCCGGAGGACGTAATAGCGCTTCTTCCCGACCGAATCCACAAGCGTCGCACCGCCCAGCGAGATCCCGTGTTGGATGATCTCGGTCTCATCGCCCGCCAGTTGGGTCGGGATGATCTGGGTCGAGCCCGAGGTGTTGACCAGCTTGCCGCTGACGGTCAGGAACCCTCCTGCGTCGCGCTTCGCCGACTCGACGGTGAACTCAAGCCCCTGCTGTCCCTTGAGCACGGCAAGGACTTCGGTTGGTTCCTCGGTCTGTGCCCCCTTGTTGCCTTCCGGTGTGTTGGGGGCCTGGGAACTCGCCGAGGTCTTCTTCTGCGGAGGCTCCTCGTCACTGCCGCAGCCGCCGGCACCGAGGGTAAGACCAGCCGCAACGACGACAGCGACCATCCCCCTGCGGGTCTTCGTCGCGTACCGAACACTCATGAGTTGGAGTTCCTCTGCTAATCAATCGGCCAGTCGGACAGTGAAGAGATCGGCAGCGCTCGGCAGCCTCGGGCGCTCGGGGTCGATCTCCCAGGGATCACCGTCGCACGACAGGCCCTGAATCGGGCCGGGCTCCGCGGGCTTGGGGTCAGGCTCAGCCGGCTCTGGTTCCGGTTCCGGTGTGGGGTCGGGAGCCTTGAAGGTGCACCGTGGTTCGAGCACTGCTGTGGCCTCCGCCGTGGCGTGCTGCCCTTCTGTGCCCGGAATGATGGACTCACCCACGGTGTAACGGGTGCGAACCTGCACACGGAACCCCTCTTCCCCAACAGGCAGGCGCGCGCAGCGTTTACCCCAGAGCTCCGCATCGTTCTTGGCAGCAAACGACGCCGCACGCTCGCAAGCACGAGGCGCGATGTAACTCTCGCCATTGAGGAATCGATCCCACGCGGCCGGATCCAGAATGACCTCAAGCCATCCGTCCCGAAGCTGGTTCCGAGCGTCCTGGGCCGCCGCCAACGCGGCGGCGTCAGCCGCCGTCTGCGCCCCATTGCGCGTCGCGGCGGCCTGCCCAACGGCGAAGTACACGAACGCAAGAAAGAGCAGACCCGCCATCACGGTGATGTAGATGGGGAAGGCCTGCCCGGAATCGCCGGTGCGACGACCGGTCACTCGCCTCCGCCACCGCCAGTGAGGCTGGAGATCTTGGTCCTGATCGCGTTCATGATGTCCTGGCCGATACTCGTACCGGTGATCGCCACCACGATCGCCACGACCACCACAATGATCCCCAGGTACTCGACCGCCGTCTGCCCCCGGTCCCTCGACCGCGCTCGCACCCAGCCGCCGAAGTGGACCTTTGTCCTCGTCACGGCCTTCAGCAGCACGTCGCTCATGATGGTCCCCTCCGGATGTGTAGGCCCGCGCACGGTACGCGGCCACCCCACCCCTACCCAAGGGCCCGCAGGCCCAAATGCGGGCCCAATTCACGACGCCGTCCTCGTGCCGAGCCAGGCCGCTATCGCCTCGCTGCGTGTCGTGGCGTGGAGTTTCGCGAAGATGCGGTTGATGTGGTTCTTGACCGTCTTCTCGCTGATGAAGCAGGTGTCGGCGATCTGCCGATTGCTCAGGCCCGACGCGATCAGGTCCATCACCTCCGCCTCCCTCCCACTCAGACCAAACCGTCCCACATTCGGTTGCACATGCGAAGTCATTTCGCGAAACCGCAATGAATTCGAGACACTTGGCACCCCACCACCATGTGCAGTCGCATCCGGAATCCCTCGCACCACCCCCAGCAGCGCATTCGCCGCCGTCGGCGTGAAGTGTGCCCGGCCCGCCCGTACGTCCCGGACCGCCGTCACCAGTTCCTCCGCCGTGAACTCCCCGTGGACCAGGTACCCGCCCGCCCCCAGCCGCAGCGCCTCCCGCACCACCGCGCTCTCGCCGCTGTACGTCAGCATCAGCACCGGAGCCAGGCGGACCAGGTGCGGCAGGGCCGTGAGGCCGTCGACGATCGGCATGCGGACGTCGAGGAGGACCACGTCCGGGCGGTGGCGTTCCGTCGCCTCGCGTGCCGTGCGGCCGTCCGGGGCCTGGGCCACCACCTCGATGTCGGCGTGGCCGTCCAGCAGGGCCGTCAGGCCCGCGCGGACCACCGGGTTGTCGTCCGCGATCACGACTCTGAGCGTCATCCCGCAGCCCCCTCGACCGAGACCGGGAGTTCCAGGCGGACCTCCGTGCCCTTCACGGCCGCGCCCCGCCCGATGCGGATCCGCGCCCCCACCTCCGCCGCCCGCTCCACCATGCCCACCAGGCCGAAGTGGCCGGTCCTGCGCAGGTCGTCCAGGGTCGTGCCCGGGGGCAGGCCGCGGCCGTCGTCGCGCACGCTGATGCGGAGCAGGCCCGCGAAGACACCGGCCGAGACGTCGACACGCGTCGGGTGGGCGTGACGGCCCGCGTTCTCCATCGCCTCCGAGGCGATCGTGAGCAGCTGCCGCGCCACCGCGTACGGCACAGGCGGTACGGCGTCCGCGTCGGCGCCGGCCCCGGCGCCCACGTACCGCGCCTCGATGCCCGAGCGGACCGCGAAGTCCCGTACCCGGTCGGTGAGTTCGGCGGTCACGTCGACCGCGCCCGTCCTCCCCCCGGCGTATGACCGGCTGCGGAGGTCCGCGAGCAGCTCGCGCGACTCGGCCGCCGCCCTGCGGGCCGAGCGGGCCACGACCTGCGCCTGCTGTCGCGGGTCCGGCGACACCGCCAGGGCGTCCGCCGCCAGCGCGAGGCCGTACAGCGTCTTCGCCACCGAGTCGTGCATGTCGCGTGCGAGGCGGGCCCGTTCCTCCTCCACCGCCTGCGCCGCTGCGAGGGCCCGCGTCGCCGCCCCGAAGCGGAGCAGCAGGTTCCTGAGCGTCACCCCGAGCGCGCCGGTGATCACGCACAGGCCCGGCAGCAGCGTGGCCTCGCCCACGTCGGCCGCATAGGCCGCGTAGATCGCCAGCAGTATCAGCGACTGGAGGCACGCGAAGAACGCGGCCCCGCGCCAGCTGTAGGCCAGACCCGCCAGCAGCGGCGTGCAGACACTGACGTACCCCAGCGTGCTCTCCGGGCCCGCCGTGCCCAGGAGCAGCGAGCCGAAGAGCGTGTCCGCGGCGAGCAGCGCCGGGTGCCGGAGCAGCAGCGGGCCGAACCGCTCCCAGTCCCTGAACAGCGCGTACGAGACCATGAAGGTGACCAGGACGGCCGCGCCGACGAGCCAAGCCGCGAGGCCGGGGGCAGCCCCCAGCAGCGCGGCCGGGGTCGCCAGGGCGATCATCGCGAGCCGGAAGCCGAAGACCTGACGGCACATGGCCTGGAGCGCGTTGACCTGGAGATTGATGGACACGGGCGCGGACACGGGCGCGGACATGGGCGCTGACACGGACACCGCTCACTCTCCCGTGATCGAGCCGAAGTTCGTTCCCGTCCCCAGGAACAAGCCCGCGCCCAGCAGGATCATCGTCGCCGGGACCATCAGGGTCGTGATCACCATCGTCGCCTTGGGGACCGCCTTCGCCGCCTTCCTCCGTGCGTTCTGGGCGTCGGTCCTGCGCATGTCGTTGGCGATCTGGATCAGCGTGTCGACGATCGGCGCGCCGAGCTCCTCGCCCTGCTGCAGCGCCGTCACGAACTGGGCGACCTGTTCGGAGTCGTTGCGCCGCCGCAGTTCGTCGAAGGCCTGTCGGCGGCTCACGCCCATGTCCATCTGGCGCAGCGTGATCCTGAGCTCGTCCGACCAGGGGCCCTCGTACTTGTCCGCCACCCGGTCCAGTGCCTGCCGGAAGCCGAGCCCGGCCGACACCACCACCGCCAGCACGTCGAGGAAGTCGGGCAGCGTGCGCTCGATCTGGTCCTTGCGGATGCGGATCGCCGACCAGATGCCCACCTCGGTCCAGAAGGCACCGAAGGCGAGAAGCAGCAGCGCGACGAAGAAGTCGCCGTTGGAGAGCATGACCAGGCCGCCCAGGCCGCCGAGGAATCCGTAGACCGCGCGCCGGGCTCCGTACCGGTCGATGGTCAGGCCCCCCGGGTTCCCCGCCAGGTCGATCCGGCGCCGGACGGCGTTGACCCGCTTGGGCCCCATCAGGCGCAGTACGGCGGCGGAGTAGCGCATGCCGAGCCGGTCCACGACGGAGTCCACGGCTCCGGTGCGCGTGGAGCCGACCTCCAGGGCGAGCCGGAGGTCGTCGGGGAGCTTGGCGTCCGCGCGGTAGAGGCGGATGCCGTGGAAGATCCCGGCGACCGACAGGCCGGCGACGAGGGCCAACAACAGTTCCATACGCGTCAGCCCCTCAGACGTCGATCTTCGAGAAGCGGCGGATGACGACGAAGCCGACGACGTACAGCGCGAAGGCGGCGACGACGGCGAACTGGCCGAGGCCCGAGCCCGTCATCCGGTCGAGCGCGCCCGGCTGCATGTTGTCGATCAGGAGAAGCGAGCCGATGCCGATGACCGGGACCGCGTACGCCGTCATGCTCACCTGGGAGAGCTGGGTACGGACCTCGCGACGGGTCTCCTTGCGCTCCTCCAGCGTCTCGGTGAGGTTGCGCAGCGAGGAGACGACCGTGCCGCCCGCCTTGTTGGCGAGGACGAGGGTGGTGACGAGGACGACCAGTTCGCGGGAGGGCAGGCGCTCGGCGAGTTCGCCGAGGGCGTCGTCGACGGACGTGCCGACCGCGAGCTGCTGGGCGACCTTCTCCAGTTCGTCGCCGGCGGGCGCCTCCAGCTCGTCGGCGGCCATGCTGAGCGCCATCCGCAGCGCCAGTCCGGCCTGGGTGGCGTTGGCGAGGATCCTCGACAGCTCCGGCAGCTGGTTGATGAACTTCTCGATGCGCTTCTGCCGCTGCCAGTTGAGGAATCCCAGGGCGACCCACACGCCGAGGAAGCCGCAGATGGGCCCGAAGAACGGGGAGAGTACGGCCTGTCCGGTGATCCACAGCGCGGCCACCGTCGCGGCCATGGAGACGACGAACTCCCCAGGGGTCAGGTCGAGTCCGGTGGCGGAGATCCGCAGCTCCAGTCTCCGCCCGAACGCGGTACGGCGTACGCGCCGGTCGACGGCACGGAAGCGGCGTCTGCGCCGGCCGCCGCCCTCGGGCGCGCCGCTCTCGGTGAGCCGGGCGACCAGGGCGGCGCGCTGGGCGGCTCCACTGGCGTACGTATGGATGCCGAGCACCCCGAGGACGCAGCAGAGCAGCGCGACGCCGGTCACCAGCCAGGTGAGGTGGTTCATGGACGGTCCCCCTACTTCGCTTCTCGGGTGGCGAGCTGCTCGTCGGACGCGGCGACGCCGAAGGCCTGGGGGATCGGCTGGCCCGCCATGTACAGCCGGTCGGCGACCCTGCGGGGCAGCGGGAAGTACGCGTACGACCCGTACACCCGTCCGTCGGCCGCGAGCGGCTGGGCGCGGAAGGCGCAGACGGTGGCGAGGGTGAAGCGCTCGCGTCCGTTCGAGGCCAGGATGGCGATCTCGGTGATGCGGCGGGTGCCGTCGGCGTGCCGGGTGAGCTGGACGAGGACGTCGACGGCGCTGTTGATCTGGTCCCTGAGCGCCTCGAAGGGGACCTTGACCTCCGACATCGACGCCAGGGTCTGCAGGCGCATCAGCGCGTCCTCGGCCGAGTTGGCGTGGACGGTGGCGAGCGAGCCGTCGTGTCCCGTGGACATCGCCTGGAGCATGTCGAGGGTCTCGCCGCCGCGGACCTCGCCGACGATGATGCGGTCGGGGCGCATGCGCAGGGAGTTGCGGACGAGGTCGCGGATGGTGACCTGGCCGCGGCCCTCGATGTTCGGGGGGCGGCTCTCCAGACGGATGACATGGGACTGCTGGAGCTGGAGTTCGGCCGAGTCCTCGATGGTGATGACGCGCTCGCCGTCCGGGATCAGTCCGGACAGCGCGTTGAGGAGCGTGGTCTTCCCGGTACCGGTGGCGCCGGAGACGATCACGTTGAACTTGGCCTGGACGAGGCCGGCGAGCAGGAACAGCATCTGCTCGTCGAGCGAGCCGAGCCCGATCATCTCCCGCAGGGTGTACGCGCGGGGGAAGCGGCGGATCGTCAGGGTCGCCCCGGTCAGGGAGAGCGGCGGGATGATCACGTTGACGCGCTCGCCGGACGGCAGTCGGGCGTCGACCATCGGATTCGACTCGTCCACACGCCGGTTGACGGTGGAGACGATCCGCTCGATGGTCTGCATCAGCTGCTCGTGGGAGGCGAAGCGCAGCGGCAGCAGTTCGACCCGGCCCGCACGCTCGATGTAGATCTGGTCGGGGCCGTTGACCATGATCTCGGTGATGGAGGCGTCTTCGAGGAGCGGTTCCAGGACGCCGAGGCCGAGCGCCTCGTCGACGACGCGGCGGATCAGCTGGGCGCGTTCGGTGGTGGAGAGGACGGGGCCCTCGCGGCTGATGATGTGGCCGAGGACGCGCTCCAGTCGGGCGCGCCGCTCGGCGGCCGCGAGCGCGGACATCTCGGTGAGGTCGATCTCCTCGAGGAGTTTGACGCGGAAGGAGGCGACGAGGTGGCCGTCCTCCCTGCCTCCCGCGCCGTTCTCCTCGGGGGCGCTGATACGGGCCCGCAGACTCATGCTTACTCGTCCTCCTCGGGCAGGGGCAGGGTGGCGGCCTTCGTCACGGACCCGAAGCCGTCCCAGAAGGGGACGACGGAGGGGATGCGGACGGTGACCGTCGCCGTGACCTCGTCGGATCCCTCCGGGGCGGAGACGTCGCTGCGTTCGGCGATCCAGCCGCTCATCGCGGCCCGGCCCGCCGCTTCCGGGCCGAGCGTCGTGTCGTCGTGCGTGGCGGCACGGGCCGCGGCGCGCGCTCCCGTGCCCGCCTGCTGGGCGGCGTACGCGGCGATGCCGAGCTGGATGCCCGCGAGGGCGACGAGCAGCAGGATGGGCAGGAAGCCGAGGTATTCGACGGCGACCTGGCCCCGGTCACGTGACCTCATGGCCCCTCCCTGTCTTCCCGTACGGCTCCGGCCTCACCGGTCACGGTGAAGGGGAAGCTGATCGCGCCCGGGAAGAGCACCGGCACCTTGAGCCGTACCGTCGCCCGCACCATCTCCCCGGACGGGGCACAGGCCACGGAGGCTCCCGCCGCCCACGCCCCCTCCAGGTGCCGCCTGCCGGCCTCCTGGCAGTCCCCCTCCACCGCCCCGGCCCGTACCGCCTCGTCCGCCGCGTTCCCCGCGAGCGTGAAGGTGTAGCCGACCAGGACGCACTGCCACAGCAGCACCAGCGTGAGCAGGATCAGCGGCACCATGCCAAGGAACTCGATCGCCACCTGCCCCCGGTCGTCCCGGTAGTCCCTGCACTCCCGGTACGCCCGGTACGCCTGGTACTCCCGGTACGCCTGGTGCGCCTGGTGCGCCTGGTAGGCCGGCATGGCTCAGCGCCCTTTCCCGCGTCGTCGCAGGCCGACCGATCCCCGGTCGTCGCCGCGCGTGAGGGCGAGCTGCTTGCCCGGCCCCCGCGGAGCGCCACCCCGCGGTGGACGGGCCTCCGGCCCCTGCACCAGGCCCAGTTCACCGGCGAGGGACCACAGGGCCTGCTTCACGGTCGAGCGCGCGTCGAGCTCGTGCATCCGGCCCGCGTCGACGACGCCCTGCAGTTCCTTGAAGTTGGCGGGGACGACGACGCCCGCCAACCGGGTCCCGGTGATCTTCTGGATGAGGGCGGGCTGGATCTCGGAGGACCGCGTGTACCGGTTCACCAGGACGGTGCTCTCCTCCGCCTTGCGGATCTGGAGACGGTCCCACATCCGTACGATCCGCTTCGCGGCGCGGACCGCGACCACGTCCGGGGTGGTGACGAGGAGCGCCGCGTCGGCCATCTCGACGGCCACGGCGCCCGCGCCGGTCAGATACGTGCCGCAGTCGACGACCACGACGTCGTAACGGGAGCGCAGTGCGCCGATGATCTGGCGGGCGGAGCGGTCGGCGACGTCCTCGCCGCGTTCGCCCTCGCCGGGGGCGAGGAGGAGGGCGATGCCCGTCTCGTGGGTGTAGACCGCGTCCTGCAGGACGCGGGGCGAGATGTCGTCGACGGCGGCGAGGTCGACGACCGAGCGGCGGAACTGTACGTCGAGGTAGGAGGCGATGTCGCCGCCCTGGAGGTCCATGTCGACGAGGGCGACGGTGCGGCCGGAGGCCCGGGAGGCGAGGGCGAGCTGCACGGCGGTGACGGTGGTGCCGACGCCGCCCTTGGCGCCGCTGACGGTGACGACGGTGCCGCCGGGCCCGGTGAGGACGTCGGCGCCCGTGCCGAGGTGGCGGCGGACGCCGGCGGACCACTGGGCGGCGGCCTGGACGCGGCTGGCCAGTTCCTCGTAGCCGAGGGGGAGGGTGACCAGGCCGCGGGCGCCGGAGTCCATGGCGGCCGAGAAGAGCACGGGGCTCGCGTCGGCGGTGATGAGGACGACGCCGACGGCGGGGAAGCGCAGGGCGACCTCGCGGACGAGTTCGAGGGCCGGGACCGGGCCGATCCGCTCGTGGACCAGGACGACTTCGGGCAGTTCGTCGACGGACTCGGCGGCCAGGCGGGCGAGGGTGTCGACGAGCTGGGTGGAGTCGGCGACGGGTGCGGCGGGCTCGGCGTCGGGGAGCTGGCTGAGCAGCGTGACGACGGACCGGGCCGCGTCGGGGTCGGCGACGGCCGGCAGGATCCTGGTGCTCATACCGGCCTCACTTGTCCTTGTCGAGCGTGTAGGTGCGGTCGCCGGGGCTGACGGTGGGTTCGCTGCCGGGGGCGACGGGTGCGACCAGCGCGAGCCGTACGTGCTCGGCGAAGGACTCGGCGTACGCGACACGCTGGGTGTCGAGGGTGGAGAGGGCGAAGGTGATCGGTACGGCCTCGGTGGCGCGGCTGCTCCGGTCGTTCCGGTCGCTGATGGGGGTGAGCTTGC harbors:
- a CDS encoding AAA family ATPase; this translates as MSTRILPAVADPDAARSVVTLLSQLPDAEPAAPVADSTQLVDTLARLAAESVDELPEVVLVHERIGPVPALELVREVALRFPAVGVVLITADASPVLFSAAMDSGARGLVTLPLGYEELASRVQAAAQWSAGVRRHLGTGADVLTGPGGTVVTVSGAKGGVGTTVTAVQLALASRASGRTVALVDMDLQGGDIASYLDVQFRRSVVDLAAVDDISPRVLQDAVYTHETGIALLLAPGEGERGEDVADRSARQIIGALRSRYDVVVVDCGTYLTGAGAVAVEMADAALLVTTPDVVAVRAAKRIVRMWDRLQIRKAEESTVLVNRYTRSSEIQPALIQKITGTRLAGVVVPANFKELQGVVDAGRMHELDARSTVKQALWSLAGELGLVQGPEARPPRGGAPRGPGKQLALTRGDDRGSVGLRRRGKGR
- a CDS encoding TadE family protein → MRSRDRGQVAVEYLGFLPILLLVALAGIQLGIAAYAAQQAGTGARAAARAATHDDTTLGPEAAGRAAMSGWIAERSDVSAPEGSDEVTATVTVRIPSVVPFWDGFGSVTKAATLPLPEEDE
- a CDS encoding CpaF family protein — protein: MSLRARISAPEENGAGGREDGHLVASFRVKLLEEIDLTEMSALAAAERRARLERVLGHIISREGPVLSTTERAQLIRRVVDEALGLGVLEPLLEDASITEIMVNGPDQIYIERAGRVELLPLRFASHEQLMQTIERIVSTVNRRVDESNPMVDARLPSGERVNVIIPPLSLTGATLTIRRFPRAYTLREMIGLGSLDEQMLFLLAGLVQAKFNVIVSGATGTGKTTLLNALSGLIPDGERVITIEDSAELQLQQSHVIRLESRPPNIEGRGQVTIRDLVRNSLRMRPDRIIVGEVRGGETLDMLQAMSTGHDGSLATVHANSAEDALMRLQTLASMSEVKVPFEALRDQINSAVDVLVQLTRHADGTRRITEIAILASNGRERFTLATVCAFRAQPLAADGRVYGSYAYFPLPRRVADRLYMAGQPIPQAFGVAASDEQLATREAK
- a CDS encoding TadE/TadG family type IV pilus assembly protein, whose product is MPAYQAHQAHQAYREYQAYRAYRECRDYRDDRGQVAIEFLGMVPLILLTLVLLWQCVLVGYTFTLAGNAADEAVRAGAVEGDCQEAGRRHLEGAWAAGASVACAPSGEMVRATVRLKVPVLFPGAISFPFTVTGEAGAVREDREGP
- a CDS encoding type II secretion system F family protein, producing MNHLTWLVTGVALLCCVLGVLGIHTYASGAAQRAALVARLTESGAPEGGGRRRRRFRAVDRRVRRTAFGRRLELRISATGLDLTPGEFVVSMAATVAALWITGQAVLSPFFGPICGFLGVWVALGFLNWQRQKRIEKFINQLPELSRILANATQAGLALRMALSMAADELEAPAGDELEKVAQQLAVGTSVDDALGELAERLPSRELVVLVTTLVLANKAGGTVVSSLRNLTETLEERKETRREVRTQLSQVSMTAYAVPVIGIGSLLLIDNMQPGALDRMTGSGLGQFAVVAAFALYVVGFVVIRRFSKIDV